In Aedes albopictus strain Foshan chromosome 3, AalbF5, whole genome shotgun sequence, the following are encoded in one genomic region:
- the LOC109410649 gene encoding protein EFR3 homolog cmp44E isoform X2: MMGCCGCCSALRPRYKRLVDNIFPVNPEDGLVKSNMEKLTFYSLRSPEKLDRIGEYLYQRASKDINRKRYKFVEIAMEAMDLLLMACHAQILNLFVESFLRMVQKLMEDVNPTLQIMATNSFVRFANIEEDTPSYHRRYDFFISKFSSMCYGNSDDLELRDSIRMAGIKGLQGVIRKTVSDDLVENIWEKQHMEKIVPSLLFNMQSASGSKAVDQEATPSTPPVLAESVLRELVSRASFGHIRAVLKPLLTHLDNHKLWVPNRFAIDTFRIVMISIQPQYSYTVVETLMSHLDQNLASSPKTRTSLAVVLSKIIAIAAGESVGPSALDIINNLLTHLKTSVSTQHESTPEETQYQEALINALGEFANHHPDYQKIEIMLFIMNTVPDPTKKNKGDQLLQSILLKSLLKVGTQYRTVSFEKAFPVSFLQPLLKMARAASVPIRVIVMQIFQQLLDRHQNQHLLNSLSVSHYPTLTVEQASRSDILFTHKYGAGILQAILDGMSQENHMEVLKSSYNTAGLMVVELACSETVQEFLLFVLSIQQVAVAEVELSPKHRCNLHSIAITLLILIGRCTGIGPLVEYAEKVIQSRMEDASYLLPPLLDNEKPAPSTLNTNQPHLMIDKLAVAECLQQAGLEHNRVQTGTPYSLNQTDMSAHRHSWVDTSAARNSIVDANYDAESVSSSPGVQKRSLPVDFNFESMKRVLAEPTEANKREAREKQAAIGRTFRETAFEDLVRRTEPQHDVLQNKLNEIFNSLSAERQINCGNQLMAAAGATVVDGANSKMNQQRPIYENNFPELFFY; encoded by the exons ATGATGG GTTGTTGTGGTTGCTGCTCGGCCCTCCGGCCTCGCTACAAGCGGCTGGTGGACAACATCTTTCCGGTGAATCCGGAGGATGGGCTGGTCAAGTCGAACATGGAGAAGCTGACGTTCTACTCGTTGCGCTCGCCGGAGAAGCTGGACCGAATCGGGGAGTATTTGTACCAGCGGGCTTCGAAGGACATCAACCGGAAGCGGTACAAGTTTGTGGAGATTGCCATGGAGGCTATGGATTTACTGCTGATGGCGTGCCACGCGCAGATTTTGAATCTGTTTGTGGAGAGCTTTCTACGGATGGTCCAGAAACTGATGGAGGACGTGAACCCGACGTTGCAGATCATGGCCACGAACTCGTTCGTGCGGTTTGCGAATATTGAAGAGGATACTCCGTCGTACCATAGAAGGTACGATTTCTTCATCTCGAAGTTCAGCTCGATGTGCTACGGGAATAGCGACGATCTGGAATTGAGGGACAGTATTCGGATGGCCGGAATCAAAGGTTTGCAGGGAGTAATCAGGAAAACGGTGTCAGATGATTTGGTGGAGAATATCTGGGAGAAGCAGCATATGGAGAAGATCGTTCCTTCGCTTCTGTTCAACATGCAATCGGCCAGTGGAAGCAAGGCTGTGGATCAAGAAGCGACTCCTTCGACGCCGCCGGTTCTGGCCGAATCAGTATTAAGAGAACTAGTTTCTAGGGCTTCGTTCGGACATATCAGGGCGGTGCTGAAGCCACTGCTGACACATTTGGACAATCACAAACTGTGGGTCCCGAACCGGTTCGCCATTGATACCTTCCGGATTGTGATGATCTCGATCCAGCCGCAGTATTCCTACACGGTCGTAGAGACCTTGATGTCCCATCTGGACCAGAATCTTGCATCATCTCCCAAAACACGAACCTCCCTGGCAGTTGTCCTTTCCAAGATCATTGCCATCGCAGCGGGCGAAAGCGTTGGACCATCCGCTCTGGACATCATTAACAATCTCCTGACTCATCTCAAGACCTCCGTTAGCACCCAGCACGAATCCACACCAGAAGAGACCCAATACCAGGAAGCTCTCATCAACGCCCTCGGAGAGTTTGCCAACCATCATCCAGACTATCAGAAGATCGAAATCATGCTGTTCATCATGAACACCGTTCCGGATCCCACCAAGAAAAACAAAGGTGATCAGCTCCTGCAAAGCATTCTTCTGAAATCGCTCCTCAAAGTCGGAACCCAATACCGGACGGTATCCTTTGAAAAAGCCTTCCCGGTCTCCTTCCTTCAGCCGCTTCTGAAAATGGCCCGGGCTGCCTCCGTCCCGATCCGGGTCATCGTGATGCAAATCTTCCAACAACTGCTGGACCGCCATCAGAATCAGCATCTGCTGAACTCCCTCTCGGTCAGCCACTATCCCACACTGACGGTGGAACAAGCGTCCCGCTCGGATATCCTCTTCACGCACAAGTACGGAGCGGGCATTCTGCAAGCCATTCTGGACGGGATGTCCCAAGAGAATCACATGGAAGTGCTCAAATCGTCTTACAATACGGCCGGGCTGATGGTCGTCGAGTTGGCCTGCAGCGAAACGGTGCAGGAGTTTTTGCTGTTTGTACTGAG CATCCAACAGGTGGCGGTAGCCGAAGTGGAACTATCGCCAAAGCACCGCTGCAATCTTCACAGCATCGCCATCACGTTGCTGATCCTGATTGGCCGCTGCACCGGCATCGGACCCCTCGTCGAGTACGCCGAAAAAGTCATTCAGTCTCGCATGGAGGACGCGTCCTATCTGTTGCCTCCGTTGCTGGATAATGAAAAACCTGCTCCGAGCACTCTCAACACCAATCAACCCCATTTGATGATCGACAAGCTGGCCGTGGCGGAGTGTCTCCAGCAGGCCGGTCTGGAGCACAACCGAGTCCAAACGGGAACCCCATACTCGCTGAACCAGACGGACATGTCCGCTCATCGGCACTCGTGGGTCGACACCA GTGCCGCCCGCAACAGCATCGTGGACGCCAACTACGACGCCGAATCGGTCAGTAGCTCACCCGGAGTCCAGAAGCGCAGCCTCCCGGTGGACTTCAATTTCGAATCGATGAAACGGGTCCTGGCGGAACCGACCGAGGCCAACAAGCGGGAAGCGCGGGAGAAGCAAGCGGCCATCGGGCGCACGTTCCGCGAAACGGCATTCGAGGACTTGGTGCGCCGGACGGAACCGCAGCACGACGTGCTGCAGAACAAGCTGAACGAAATCTTCAACTCGCTGTCGGCCGAGCGGCAGATCAATTGCGGGAACCAGCTGATGGCCGCAGCCGGTGCAACCGTGGTGGATGGAGCGAACAGCAAGATGAACCAGCAACGGCCCATCTACGAAAACAATTTCCCGGAATTGTTCTTCTATTGA
- the LOC109410649 gene encoding protein EFR3 homolog cmp44E isoform X1, with amino-acid sequence MSMIRCCFEPVEMPEFLDSFVKKCTEGCCCGCCSALRPRYKRLVDNIFPVNPEDGLVKSNMEKLTFYSLRSPEKLDRIGEYLYQRASKDINRKRYKFVEIAMEAMDLLLMACHAQILNLFVESFLRMVQKLMEDVNPTLQIMATNSFVRFANIEEDTPSYHRRYDFFISKFSSMCYGNSDDLELRDSIRMAGIKGLQGVIRKTVSDDLVENIWEKQHMEKIVPSLLFNMQSASGSKAVDQEATPSTPPVLAESVLRELVSRASFGHIRAVLKPLLTHLDNHKLWVPNRFAIDTFRIVMISIQPQYSYTVVETLMSHLDQNLASSPKTRTSLAVVLSKIIAIAAGESVGPSALDIINNLLTHLKTSVSTQHESTPEETQYQEALINALGEFANHHPDYQKIEIMLFIMNTVPDPTKKNKGDQLLQSILLKSLLKVGTQYRTVSFEKAFPVSFLQPLLKMARAASVPIRVIVMQIFQQLLDRHQNQHLLNSLSVSHYPTLTVEQASRSDILFTHKYGAGILQAILDGMSQENHMEVLKSSYNTAGLMVVELACSETVQEFLLFVLSIQQVAVAEVELSPKHRCNLHSIAITLLILIGRCTGIGPLVEYAEKVIQSRMEDASYLLPPLLDNEKPAPSTLNTNQPHLMIDKLAVAECLQQAGLEHNRVQTGTPYSLNQTDMSAHRHSWVDTSAARNSIVDANYDAESVSSSPGVQKRSLPVDFNFESMKRVLAEPTEANKREAREKQAAIGRTFRETAFEDLVRRTEPQHDVLQNKLNEIFNSLSAERQINCGNQLMAAAGATVVDGANSKMNQQRPIYENNFPELFFY; translated from the exons GTTGTTGTGGTTGCTGCTCGGCCCTCCGGCCTCGCTACAAGCGGCTGGTGGACAACATCTTTCCGGTGAATCCGGAGGATGGGCTGGTCAAGTCGAACATGGAGAAGCTGACGTTCTACTCGTTGCGCTCGCCGGAGAAGCTGGACCGAATCGGGGAGTATTTGTACCAGCGGGCTTCGAAGGACATCAACCGGAAGCGGTACAAGTTTGTGGAGATTGCCATGGAGGCTATGGATTTACTGCTGATGGCGTGCCACGCGCAGATTTTGAATCTGTTTGTGGAGAGCTTTCTACGGATGGTCCAGAAACTGATGGAGGACGTGAACCCGACGTTGCAGATCATGGCCACGAACTCGTTCGTGCGGTTTGCGAATATTGAAGAGGATACTCCGTCGTACCATAGAAGGTACGATTTCTTCATCTCGAAGTTCAGCTCGATGTGCTACGGGAATAGCGACGATCTGGAATTGAGGGACAGTATTCGGATGGCCGGAATCAAAGGTTTGCAGGGAGTAATCAGGAAAACGGTGTCAGATGATTTGGTGGAGAATATCTGGGAGAAGCAGCATATGGAGAAGATCGTTCCTTCGCTTCTGTTCAACATGCAATCGGCCAGTGGAAGCAAGGCTGTGGATCAAGAAGCGACTCCTTCGACGCCGCCGGTTCTGGCCGAATCAGTATTAAGAGAACTAGTTTCTAGGGCTTCGTTCGGACATATCAGGGCGGTGCTGAAGCCACTGCTGACACATTTGGACAATCACAAACTGTGGGTCCCGAACCGGTTCGCCATTGATACCTTCCGGATTGTGATGATCTCGATCCAGCCGCAGTATTCCTACACGGTCGTAGAGACCTTGATGTCCCATCTGGACCAGAATCTTGCATCATCTCCCAAAACACGAACCTCCCTGGCAGTTGTCCTTTCCAAGATCATTGCCATCGCAGCGGGCGAAAGCGTTGGACCATCCGCTCTGGACATCATTAACAATCTCCTGACTCATCTCAAGACCTCCGTTAGCACCCAGCACGAATCCACACCAGAAGAGACCCAATACCAGGAAGCTCTCATCAACGCCCTCGGAGAGTTTGCCAACCATCATCCAGACTATCAGAAGATCGAAATCATGCTGTTCATCATGAACACCGTTCCGGATCCCACCAAGAAAAACAAAGGTGATCAGCTCCTGCAAAGCATTCTTCTGAAATCGCTCCTCAAAGTCGGAACCCAATACCGGACGGTATCCTTTGAAAAAGCCTTCCCGGTCTCCTTCCTTCAGCCGCTTCTGAAAATGGCCCGGGCTGCCTCCGTCCCGATCCGGGTCATCGTGATGCAAATCTTCCAACAACTGCTGGACCGCCATCAGAATCAGCATCTGCTGAACTCCCTCTCGGTCAGCCACTATCCCACACTGACGGTGGAACAAGCGTCCCGCTCGGATATCCTCTTCACGCACAAGTACGGAGCGGGCATTCTGCAAGCCATTCTGGACGGGATGTCCCAAGAGAATCACATGGAAGTGCTCAAATCGTCTTACAATACGGCCGGGCTGATGGTCGTCGAGTTGGCCTGCAGCGAAACGGTGCAGGAGTTTTTGCTGTTTGTACTGAG CATCCAACAGGTGGCGGTAGCCGAAGTGGAACTATCGCCAAAGCACCGCTGCAATCTTCACAGCATCGCCATCACGTTGCTGATCCTGATTGGCCGCTGCACCGGCATCGGACCCCTCGTCGAGTACGCCGAAAAAGTCATTCAGTCTCGCATGGAGGACGCGTCCTATCTGTTGCCTCCGTTGCTGGATAATGAAAAACCTGCTCCGAGCACTCTCAACACCAATCAACCCCATTTGATGATCGACAAGCTGGCCGTGGCGGAGTGTCTCCAGCAGGCCGGTCTGGAGCACAACCGAGTCCAAACGGGAACCCCATACTCGCTGAACCAGACGGACATGTCCGCTCATCGGCACTCGTGGGTCGACACCA GTGCCGCCCGCAACAGCATCGTGGACGCCAACTACGACGCCGAATCGGTCAGTAGCTCACCCGGAGTCCAGAAGCGCAGCCTCCCGGTGGACTTCAATTTCGAATCGATGAAACGGGTCCTGGCGGAACCGACCGAGGCCAACAAGCGGGAAGCGCGGGAGAAGCAAGCGGCCATCGGGCGCACGTTCCGCGAAACGGCATTCGAGGACTTGGTGCGCCGGACGGAACCGCAGCACGACGTGCTGCAGAACAAGCTGAACGAAATCTTCAACTCGCTGTCGGCCGAGCGGCAGATCAATTGCGGGAACCAGCTGATGGCCGCAGCCGGTGCAACCGTGGTGGATGGAGCGAACAGCAAGATGAACCAGCAACGGCCCATCTACGAAAACAATTTCCCGGAATTGTTCTTCTATTGA